The DNA window CAACGCCTGGAAGGCCGGACGCGGTGGTGCCGATCCACAGCCGGACGAACCCGCCGTCCCGCGGTATCGAACGCGTGGAGACGGATGAGGCAGCGACCGGCACGGTGATCCCCTCGATCAGTTAACGACAATCATTTTCATTATGGGGTCGCGGGTTTGCTCAGGTCAACCACCTGACGCCCTGCGGTTTCGGGTTTGGTGGCGCGCACGATGGCGGAGTGCATGCCGTCGGCGACCTGGTGCGTGGGCGTGATGTCGATTCCGGTGAAGCCCGCGGCGTGAAGTTGTTCGCGGTATTCGGTGAACGAGAGCGCACCGGCGATGCAGCCGACGTAGGAGCCTCGGTCGGCGCGCTGGGCTGGGGTGAGGTGGTCGTCGGCGAGGACGTCGGAGATCCCGATGCGGCCGCCGGGGGTCAGGACGCGGAAGGTTTCGGCGAAGACGGCGGGCTTGTCGACGGAGAGGTTGATGACGCAGTTGGAGATCACCACGTCGATCGTGTTGGCCGGTAAGGGGATGGCTTCGATGGTGCCCTTGAGGAATTCCACGTTGGCCGCACTAGTTTTGGCTGCGTTCGCCAGGGCGAGTGCGAGCATTTCCTCGGTCATGTCCAGGCCGTAGGCCTTGCCGGTCGGGCCGACCCGGCGGGCCGAGAGCAGCACGTCGATGCCGCCACCGGAACCGAGGTCGAGGACCCGTTCGCCCTCGCGCAGCTCGGCGACCGCGGTCGGGTTGCCGCAGCCCAGCGACGCGGCAACGGCCTCGGCGGGCAGCCCGTCCCGGTCCGCTTCCGCGTAGAGGGTGGCGCCGAAGGTGGCATCGACCTCGACCGGCGCCGGGCCGCAGCAGTCCTCCGCGACACCACCGGAAGTGACCGATTTCGCGGCGGCGGCGTAGCGCTCCCGAACAGTTTCGCGCAGGTTTGCTTGCTGGTGACTCATGTGGACGGTCCTTTGTGATCACGCCGAACCCGGATCCCCAGACCCGGCTGTATCGATGTGTGTCGATACAGTCTTGAATCCTGGATCGAAGTTTGTCAACATAGACGCATGTCGAATCAGGATCGTCCGGTCGAGCGGGCCGCGGTGTGCTGCCCCGGCCTGCTGGACGCGCCGTTGAGCGAGCACGATGCCGCGGAACTGGCGCCGGTGTTCAAGGCACTGGCCGATCCAGTGCGGTTGCGGCTGCTGTCGATGATCGCCGCCCAAGGAGACGGCGAAGTCTGCGTGTGCGAGCTGACCCCGGAGTTCGAGCTGTCCCAGCCGACGATCTCGCACCACCTGAAACTGTTGCGCCAGGCCGGGTTGATCGACTGCGAGCGCCGGGGAACCTGGGTCTACTACTGGCTGCTGCCCGCCGCCACCGACAAACTCGCCGCGCTGCTCACCCGCCCCGCCGGAGACCGGGTCGCCTGATTCACCGGTGACA is part of the Amycolatopsis sp. CA-230715 genome and encodes:
- a CDS encoding ArsR/SmtB family transcription factor — translated: MSNQDRPVERAAVCCPGLLDAPLSEHDAAELAPVFKALADPVRLRLLSMIAAQGDGEVCVCELTPEFELSQPTISHHLKLLRQAGLIDCERRGTWVYYWLLPAATDKLAALLTRPAGDRVA
- the arsM gene encoding arsenite methyltransferase, which gives rise to MSHQQANLRETVRERYAAAAKSVTSGGVAEDCCGPAPVEVDATFGATLYAEADRDGLPAEAVAASLGCGNPTAVAELREGERVLDLGSGGGIDVLLSARRVGPTGKAYGLDMTEEMLALALANAAKTSAANVEFLKGTIEAIPLPANTIDVVISNCVINLSVDKPAVFAETFRVLTPGGRIGISDVLADDHLTPAQRADRGSYVGCIAGALSFTEYREQLHAAGFTGIDITPTHQVADGMHSAIVRATKPETAGRQVVDLSKPATP